The Desulfuromonadaceae bacterium genome contains the following window.
GGGATTGACACCGACCAATCTTTCCTCGAGATGCTTGACGTCTTGAATGAAAATCTGATTAAGGATGGTAAGGAACCAGTTGCTTTCGATCATGATTGCCGCGAGGGTATCTGTGGGATGTGTTCACAGGTTATTAATGGTCGTCCTCATGGACCCCATGAAGAGACCACCGTTTGTCAATTGCATATGCGTCGCTTCAAAGATGGTGATGAAATCTTCATCGAACCTTGGCGTGCCCGTGCCTTCCCATTGGTCAAGGACTTGATCGTTGACCGTTCTGCTCTGGACTCTATTATACAAGCTGGCGGTTACGTCTCTTGCCGTACCGGTGGAACTCCAGACGCAAACACCCACCCGATTGGTAAGCCGATTGCCGACTATGCCATGGATGCTGCTGAATGTATCGGTTGTGGTGCCTGTGTGGCTGGTTGTCCCAATAGCTCTGCTATGCTTTTCACCAGTGCAAAGGTTGCTCAACTGGCGGTTCAGCCGCAAGGCAAGGTTGAGGCTGTGCAACGTGTTAAGTCGATGACGGCTGAACTCAAAGCGCAGGGATTCGGCAATTGCACCAATCACTATGAGTGTCAGGCATCCTGTCCGAAAGGGATCGATGTCAAGTTCATCGCGAAGCTCAATCGTGAATATATCAAGGCGCTGGTCAAGTAATATTAAGTTCCATCGCAGCATTAAAGGGTGGCCCGTCCGGGCCACCCTTTTTGCATTCATTTAGATGCTACGGGGAGGTGACTTCTGAGCTATTAAGAATCGCTTGTCATCCCCGTTCAGATAAGTCAAAATCCCCCTATGCCTTCACAACTCCCTGATTACCTCAATTCCGTCGAATTCATGCGTCTGCACATCACTCTCGAATTCGAGGAGGATATCGAGCTGACCCTTGCTGACCTGTTGTCACTGCGTCGCGAACTTCTTGACGCCGCTCGCTCCCTCGACAAGCAGTTTGGAGGTGACTTTACGCACTTGCTGACTCCTCATCTTGGAACTGACCCCGCAGCCATCCGGCGTTTTCAGAAACCATCCCCCCCGCTGGTCCTTGAAATTGATCCTGAGATGGTCGGGGATTATGTTGCCGGTGATCAATTGCAACTTGGTTTTTTGTTGCTGGGCAACGCGATAACGGAGGCGCAATCGTTGCTACGCGTACTTGCGCGTCTTGGCGAGATTGGATTACACAAAGGGGGAGGGCGTTATGAGCTGATCGCGGTTGATTCATTGCGCCCTGACGGGACGGCCTCACCGGTATGGGCTGAAGGTCAGCCGTGGGACAAGCTGGAGTTTCTGGTCGACCCTTTCAGCTGGTGGTTTGAAGCGCAAAGGTTAGACGCCTTAACGTTTGAATTTATCACCCCGGCACGTCTGGTTTCAGGAGGGAAGCCACTCTTTCGCCCGACATTCAAGACCCTTTTCCCCTTTATACTGCGCCGTGTAGGCAGTCAGTTGTCTGCTTACTGCTTTATTGAAATACATGATATTAATAGCCTTCTCGATGTTGCTGCGCAAGTGCGGGTGGAGGATAATCGTTTGCTCTGGAAAGACTGGAAATTATTTGCCGCACGCGAGAAAAACCGCGACCTCGGCGGGTTTATGGGCAGCTTGACCTGTAGTGGTTCTCCCTTGAATGATTTATTGTGGGTATTGCGCCTGGGGGAATTATTTAATGTTGGCAAGAATGCTGCCTGGGGGGCAGGTCGTTTTAAACTTAATTTTTCAGGTTAACTTGTCAGTTGTAAAATTTTCGCTATAATCTACAAAATGCAATGATTTAAGGAGGTTCCGTTATGAACGATGCTTGGGATGAACGTAAAAAAGCTTTGGAAAACGAGTATTTTTACAAACATGAAAAAGAACTTATTGAACGCATGCGTAGCGAGAAACGCAATGCAGTCATTGCCGACTTTTGTAAAAACCGCTGTCCCAAGTGTGGGGATGTGATTAAAGCAATGACCTTTCGTGGTGTACCGCTGGACAAATGTGTTTCTTGTGGCGGAGTGTGGCTTGGTCCGAAGGACTTGCAGCTCCTGGCGGCAAAGGATCATCGTACCTGGTTCGATCTGTGGTTTAAAGCCGTGGACGAGAATCGTTCAGAAGATTAGGCCGGAGGTTTACGCTGATGGGTTGGATACTCTTATGGTTAGTGGTTGCGGGGTGTTTTGGGTTGTATCGGCAATTACGCCGCATCGAAGGTGAGATCTTCGCCGAGATTGCACAAGACAAAGAGATTCGGCGCAGTGAAAAGCCCGTTACCCCCTCTGTGCCAAACAGGGATGTTGTGAATGACGAGGATTCGCAAAAGAGGCGTATTATGATGTTTGTGGCGTCACTGCCCGGTTGTTCGCAAAAAGAAGTTTACGCCCATTTTTCTGAGATTGATCGCGATAATTTGCAGAAGATATTGCGTGGTATGGCACATGATGGGCTGCTACGCCGCGAACGCGCCGGAAGTAGCTATCGACTTTACCCGGTTTGATTCTGAACGCCCATATTTATCTCAAGTTCAATACCTCTTTTTATCTCCCATTGAAAAGATTTGACAAATCTACCTGTTCCTTCTTATAGTGCCTGCTGTTTCTGTACCGGTTTTCATATAATTCTATTTTCACAGGAGATGGTTATGTCCCAATCATTTAAAATAGCAGTTCTTCCAGGGGATGGAATTGGACCTGAGGTGATGGCTGAGGCGCTGAAGGTTCTCGTTGCTGTTGAAAAGAAGTTTGCAGTCAAGTTTGACTTTACCCATGCAAATGTCGGCGGAGCGGGGATTGATCTTGAAGGAAAGGCTCTGCCTGCTTCAACCGTCGATATCTGCAAGGCTTCTGATGCCATCCTGTTTGGTTCTGTCGGTGGTCCGCGGTGGGAGAGCTTACCCCCTGAAGAACAACCTGAGCGTGGAGCGCTCTTGCCGTTGCGCAAGATTTTTGGTCTTTTTTGCAATTTACGCCCGGCAGTCATCTTTCCCGCGCTGACAGCTAATTCGAGTCTCAAGGAAGAGGTCATCGACGGTGGATTCGATATCCTGGTTGTTCGCGAGTTGACAGGGGGGATTTACTTTGCCACGCCCAAGGGGATTGAAGGCGAAGGCGCGGCAAGGAGCGGTTTTGATACCATGAGGTACTCAGACGCTGAGGTCGAACGGATCAGTCACGTTGCTTTTCAGGCGGCGCGCAAACGCAGTCATAAGGTGTGCTCAATCGATAAGGCAAATGTACTTTCCACTTCAGTTCTCTGGCGCGAAGTAGTCGAGCGCGTTGCCAGGGAATATCCCGATGTGGCGCTCAGTCACATGTATGTTGATAATGCTGCGATGCAGTTATGCCGCTGGCCGAAACAGTTTGATGTCATGTTGTGTGGCAACATGTTTGGTGACATCATTTCCGACGAAGCGGCGATGTTGACCGGTTCGCTCGGCATGTTGCCGTCAGCTTCTATTGCCGGGAGTCGCTTCGGGATGTACGAACCGTCTGGCGGCAGTGCTCCTGACATCGCTGGTCAGGGGATTGCGAATCCGATTGCGCAGATTCTGTCCGCATCAATGATGTTACGCTACTCCTTCGACATGATTGATGCGGCCACTGCAATTGATGCCGCTGTCGAGAAGACCCTCAACGATGGAATTCGCACCGCTGATATTTTTCGCAATGGTGCCGGGGAGATCAAGGTGAATACGGTCGGCATGGGGGACGCGATTATTGAGCGGATCTGAATGTTTCCTGGTTGTCGGGCTGAATGTTGATGCTGATCAGCGTTCCGTCTGGTATTGCATTGAAGGGGACCGCTTGCGGTCCCCTTCAACATTAGAGAACGATGGCATTATTTGAAGATTTAACCTTAGGGCAGTATCGAGCGGGAAATTCCTGGCTGCACCGGTGTGATCCCCGGTTGAAGTTACTCTGTTTGCCACTGCTTATCGTCCTGGTCTTTTCATCAACCTCTTTTCTTCTTCTTGTAGCACCGGCGGGAGTGATCTTGTTGCTGGTTGCCATTTCAGGGGTTGAATTGCGTTTTTGGTGGCGTGGTATATGGGTGTTACGCTGGCTATTGCTGTTTTCCCTGGCACTGCATCTGTTATTTTCCCCCGGACGAACTCTCTTTGGCACCAGTTGGCTATCTTACGATGGCTTGCTGCATGGACTGCTGGTTGATACGCAGGTGATGCTGGTTGTGCTTTGTTCATTGCTGGTGACATTAACGACGCTGCCACGTCAGCTGGCGGCGGCATTTTCACGCTTGCTCCGGCCGTTGGAGCGTTTACGCTTCCCGGTCGATGAGACTGCCGCGCTGTTGATGATGATGTTTCATTTTTTCCCCTTGTTGTGTAGCGAAACCCGTCTGGCGATTAATGAGCTCCGGACCAGTGACACATCTTTCCGATATGGATCATTAGTGGCGTGTATTGAGCTGCTGCGCCAGCTGATTCCGCCGTTGGTATTTCGTCTGATTGAACAGGCCGACCGCTTGGCCATCGGTTTGGCAACGCATGACCCGTCAATCGAAGCGCTTGTCCAGTTGCCTGCAATCCCGCCGCTAAAGGGTGGCCAGGTTTTATTGACAAGTACAGCAGGGGGTGTGCTCTGCCTGGTTTATTGGGCATTGTCATGAGAAAGATATGTCTGACTATCGAGTATGATGGCACCGATTTTGTCGGCTGGCAATATCAACCAAATGGTTTATCTGTCCAGGAGTCAGTCGAAACCGCACTTGCTGAACGACTCGGTGAACCGGTTCGTTTAATCTCTGCCAGTCGTACTGATGCCGGAGTTCATGCTCGGGGGATGGTTGCCCACTTTGAAACATCCACTAACCTCCCCATCGCAGCGTACCGTGAAGGGGTTAATACCCTGCTGCCGTCGACTATAGCGATTACTGCGGCACGTTCAGTTGCCAACGATTTTCACGCCCGTTATGATGCCTGCGGTAAATGGTATCGCTACACAATCATGACCCGTACCGTGCGTTCACCGTTAAATCATCGTCAGGCGTGGTTTATGCGTTCCCAGCTGGATTTGTACAACATGCGCCAGGCCGCGGAAGATTTTGTCGGAGAACACGATTTCAGTGCATTTCGCACCAGTGGTTGTACTGCCCGGACGACACGAAGAACCGTCTATTCCGTAGCCATCTCCGCGCATAATGAATTTATTTTTATTGATGTTCGCGGGTCGGGTTTCTTAAGAAATATGGTGCGCATGATGGTCGGAACTTTGGCAGAAATCGGAGCAGGCAAACGTCCGGTTACAGCAGTGACAGAGCTCTTTGCCGATAGAAGTGAACGCACCGCTTTTACCGCTCCAGCTCATGGTTTATGTCTCATGGCGATAGAATATCAGTAAAGATGTCATGGTTGATGGCGTCGCAAAAAAGTCCGCCCTCCGGCGTTACGCTGCTTTTTCAGGACCTCGACCTACCTGATGTAGGCCTTCGCCCCTGAAAACCCACCAAGCCTTGGAGGACAAACTTTTTGCTTAGCCATCTAATTCTTTTTTGCGAGTACATCAATGGTTGAATAATATACACAATAAAGCTTGACATCCCAACGACTTTTGTATATTCATATGAGCTTCTGTGAGCCCCGTTAAACTTACAGAATTCACGATAGAAAGAGGATTTCATGAGTACACAATCAGCGAAGAAAACAGACGTTGTCAGAAGCTGGTATGTTATCGATGCCGAGGAGATTGTACTGGGGCGCGCCGCGTCACAGATCGCGACGGTTTTGCGTGGTAAGCATAAGCCGATCTATACTCCGCACGTTGACACCGGTGATTTTGTCATCGTTTTGAATGCCGACAAGGTCAAACTGACTGGCAACAAACTGAATGACAAGATGTATTATCATCACAGCGGTTTCCCCGGTGGAATCAAGTCGATCAATGCCGGAAAACTTTTGGCGAAAAAGCCGGAAGAGTTGATTAAAAAGGCGGTAAAGGGTATGCTGCCAAAAAACAAACTGGGTCGGCAAATGTTTAAAAAACTGAAGGTTTATGTCGGGACAGATCACCCTCATGCTGCCCAGCAACCGCAACCTTTCAAACTGCAAGATTAGTTCTAGGAGACTTCGATGGCAGAACAAAGATACTATGCGACCGGTAAAAGAAAGACGTCCGTGGCGCGTGTCTGGATGCAGCCTGGTACCGGTAGCATTACTGTAAATAAACTTTCTATCGATGACTTTTTCGGGCGTGAAACGTCGAAGATGGTCATTCGCCAGCCACTTGAATTGACTGACAATGTCGGCAAATTCGATATTTCTGTCAATGTCAAGGGAGGTGGCCCTTCCGGTCAGGCCGGCGCGATCAAACACGGAATAACCAAGGCGTTGCTTGAGGCTGACCCTGAATTGCGTGCAGTTCTCAAAAAAGCCGGGTTTATTACCCGTGACAGCCGTATCAAGGAACGTAAGAAATACGGTTTGGCCGCAGCACGCCGCAGTTTCCAGTTCTCGAAGCGTTAATCGTTCAATTCGAAAACACACTGTTGTTGTACCAAGGGAAGCTTGCGGGCTTCCCTTTGTACGTTTAATTTCATTATTCATGCAGGAGTCATATTGTGCTGAAGGTTGCCGTTGTTGGCGCAAGTGGATATACCGGCGTTGAGTTGTTGAGGTTGCTGTATTCTCATCCGCTGGTTGAGGTGACCTGCGTTACATCGCGTCAATACGTCGGGGCACCAATCGCAGAAGTATTTCCATCGCTGGGAGGCTGTTTTTCACTGGTT
Protein-coding sequences here:
- the leuB gene encoding 3-isopropylmalate dehydrogenase, encoding MSQSFKIAVLPGDGIGPEVMAEALKVLVAVEKKFAVKFDFTHANVGGAGIDLEGKALPASTVDICKASDAILFGSVGGPRWESLPPEEQPERGALLPLRKIFGLFCNLRPAVIFPALTANSSLKEEVIDGGFDILVVRELTGGIYFATPKGIEGEGAARSGFDTMRYSDAEVERISHVAFQAARKRSHKVCSIDKANVLSTSVLWREVVERVAREYPDVALSHMYVDNAAMQLCRWPKQFDVMLCGNMFGDIISDEAAMLTGSLGMLPSASIAGSRFGMYEPSGGSAPDIAGQGIANPIAQILSASMMLRYSFDMIDAATAIDAAVEKTLNDGIRTADIFRNGAGEIKVNTVGMGDAIIERI
- the truA gene encoding tRNA pseudouridine(38-40) synthase TruA, whose amino-acid sequence is MRKICLTIEYDGTDFVGWQYQPNGLSVQESVETALAERLGEPVRLISASRTDAGVHARGMVAHFETSTNLPIAAYREGVNTLLPSTIAITAARSVANDFHARYDACGKWYRYTIMTRTVRSPLNHRQAWFMRSQLDLYNMRQAAEDFVGEHDFSAFRTSGCTARTTRRTVYSVAISAHNEFIFIDVRGSGFLRNMVRMMVGTLAEIGAGKRPVTAVTELFADRSERTAFTAPAHGLCLMAIEYQ
- the cas6 gene encoding CRISPR system precrRNA processing endoribonuclease RAMP protein Cas6, which gives rise to MPSQLPDYLNSVEFMRLHITLEFEEDIELTLADLLSLRRELLDAARSLDKQFGGDFTHLLTPHLGTDPAAIRRFQKPSPPLVLEIDPEMVGDYVAGDQLQLGFLLLGNAITEAQSLLRVLARLGEIGLHKGGGRYELIAVDSLRPDGTASPVWAEGQPWDKLEFLVDPFSWWFEAQRLDALTFEFITPARLVSGGKPLFRPTFKTLFPFILRRVGSQLSAYCFIEIHDINSLLDVAAQVRVEDNRLLWKDWKLFAAREKNRDLGGFMGSLTCSGSPLNDLLWVLRLGELFNVGKNAAWGAGRFKLNFSG
- a CDS encoding zf-TFIIB domain-containing protein; amino-acid sequence: MNDAWDERKKALENEYFYKHEKELIERMRSEKRNAVIADFCKNRCPKCGDVIKAMTFRGVPLDKCVSCGGVWLGPKDLQLLAAKDHRTWFDLWFKAVDENRSED
- a CDS encoding succinate dehydrogenase/fumarate reductase iron-sulfur subunit, encoding MDLTLHIWRQKGPKDNGKLEIYNVTGIDTDQSFLEMLDVLNENLIKDGKEPVAFDHDCREGICGMCSQVINGRPHGPHEETTVCQLHMRRFKDGDEIFIEPWRARAFPLVKDLIVDRSALDSIIQAGGYVSCRTGGTPDANTHPIGKPIADYAMDAAECIGCGACVAGCPNSSAMLFTSAKVAQLAVQPQGKVEAVQRVKSMTAELKAQGFGNCTNHYECQASCPKGIDVKFIAKLNREYIKALVK
- the rplM gene encoding 50S ribosomal protein L13 gives rise to the protein MSTQSAKKTDVVRSWYVIDAEEIVLGRAASQIATVLRGKHKPIYTPHVDTGDFVIVLNADKVKLTGNKLNDKMYYHHSGFPGGIKSINAGKLLAKKPEELIKKAVKGMLPKNKLGRQMFKKLKVYVGTDHPHAAQQPQPFKLQD
- the rpsI gene encoding 30S ribosomal protein S9: MAEQRYYATGKRKTSVARVWMQPGTGSITVNKLSIDDFFGRETSKMVIRQPLELTDNVGKFDISVNVKGGGPSGQAGAIKHGITKALLEADPELRAVLKKAGFITRDSRIKERKKYGLAAARRSFQFSKR